From the Apium graveolens cultivar Ventura unplaced genomic scaffold, ASM990537v1 ctg2218, whole genome shotgun sequence genome, the window TCCTGATGTTAAAGGTTCTAAACTTACTTCAGCTGCTAAAAGTTTAATAAAGGCCTCCTTTGTATCTCTAGTTGTTAACCAGTCATCCCTCCGCTTAACTACGTCTTTGTTTGGGGACCCATCTTCTTTTGACGTGCTGAAATTTGTTGGAGGCATCACTGTTATTCCTCCCCAGCGTGCATTTCTTCTGCAAACAGTGCAGATACTTTTTAACTTCACCTTAAATTTTTCCATTGATCAAATACAAGATAACTTCAGCGAACTTACCAGCCAGCTGAAATCAGGGTTGCATCTTGCCCCATATGAGGTAGGACAGTTCTTTTCTTCTTTCAAGTATACTTTGTCTGTTTAATTAGACAACTCTTTATGTGACAAACATCCTTTTCAAATGTTCTTTTAATGAAGTGAGTAAAGCGTTTTTGAAGTTAACTAATTATTGGGTTTCAGTCCGTTATTATGTTTCTTAAAATAAGACAATATTCTATTTGATTTCCAACTAAGGTTTAGTTCCAATGTTGTTAAGATACCCGAGGTTTGATTTAATCCAATTAAGATTCTAATAAATTCGTTTTCTTCCATAGACATGTTTGGCTTCACACAAATGAGTTGAATACTTCAGTCATATATAGTTTATCTGCTATTCTGTTATAGTATTTTTTATGATAATCATGGTGTGTATGATGTGTGAGCTAATTTTACAAAATATCCTTAAAATATCCGTAGTCACATGGGTTATGAGAGCTCCCGAAAAATATGTAGAAATTCCTTGGCACTGTGCACGTTGATAAAATTGAGTATCTTAATAGTAGTTTATACCATAGTTGGGGCTCGACCAACAAATTTATAATATTGTAGGTTGTGCATATTCTTACACTAACATGATCTACTATGGCATTAACAATTTGTACTATCATCAACTGTCGTACTGTTTACTTGTTTTATTTCAAGTTCAAGTAGTTTATATTTGTCACAAGTTATAGTTGTAGTGCTTATATTTGTTACATGGCATGTGTATTGTCTCCATTATATGAATAGCCTCTCAAAAGATTCCTTTTTAAATGCAGAACTTGTATATCAGCTTGATAAATCCAAAAGGTTCAACAGTTGTTTCCCCTACTACTGTGCAGTCCTCAGTTCTCCTGGCAGTTGGGAATACTCCATCCGTTGGAAGGCTAAAGCAGTTGGCGCAGACCATCACGGGTTCTCCTACCAAAAATCTTGGTCTGAATAACACTGTTTTTGGGAAGGTTAAACAAGTTAGCCTTTCATCTATACTACAGCACTCCCTCCATGGCAGCGATGGCTCACCAACCCCTTCTCCTGCTCCTTTGCCTCAACCTCTCaaccaccaccaccaccatcaCCATCAGCATCACCATTCTGACCATTCTTCCCCGGCTCCCGTGCCTGAACCTTACCATCATCACCATCACCACCACCACCATCATTACAATCACGAGCATATATCTCCAGCACCTTCACCTATGAAAAGTGGATCCACAACTACAACCGATTCACCTGCCTCTGCCCCTGTGCCTGCACTAGCAAATAAGAGGAGTCATTTGGCTCACTCTCCCGGATGCCATAAGGGGTATAGAAACAGGTCCCACAGAAAGGCTAATAGGCATGATCATATAATTTCTCCTTCTGCACCACCGACCCCTGCACACCATATTTCTCCTTCGCCGCAGCAACAAGTGAAGCCCCCTGCACGCCGTAATTCCCCTTCACCGCAGAAACAAGTAAACCCCCCTGCACACCATAATTCTCCTTCACCGCAGCAACAAGTAAAGCCCCCTGCACACCATATTTCTCCTTCACCGCGGCAACAAGTGAAGCCCCCTGCACATGTTTCCCATCTAAGACCTTCTTCAAGTCCATTACCACATGTCGTATATTCTCATAAATATCCTCCACCTACGGGCGTGTTCGATACAAAATCTCCTGACTTGCCACCATCGGCATTGCCGTCACAGTCTTCATGTAAGTATCTTCCCAATTCTCATAAACTAACTAATGTGTACAGATATTCCTCTTGGCAAATTTATGTATTTTTTTGTTTTAATTCACTGATTAATTGATGCAAAGATCTTTCGTCCCCAGTCAGCTGATGTTTCAAAATATTTACAATCTTTTGCAGATTTCCGTCCTCATAACTGGTGGATCCTGCTTTTCCTGGTCCTTGTATTACATCTATAGCAGCATAAAATGAGAGCTCAATTTTTAAAGCCATAAAACGAGTCTCTCCAATGTTGGAAAAGAAGTTGTTTGTATTATGATTCCGTCCAAAATGAACAGAGATGAGAGGAGCTTTGCCAGTGGGAGCCATGCAAAAGAGCGTGCCTTACAGCTAAGCGGATATGTGTGTGTTGTGATTGTAAATATTTGAGTAATATATCAGTCGGAAGAAATGCATTTTCAGGTCAAAGTTACAGCCTTGTGACGGGCCACTGGAAAAAATGCATTCCCACTGTTTTGTGAAAGTTTCCTTGGGAAAAAAATGAGGGAACCAACAAATTGTAATCATGTCTCCATTTTGTTTCAAGTTAAGAAAATTTTACCACTAAATACTTGTGTTGACTATGGCTTGTTGCATATAAAGTTATTAGACACAATGAACCTTTTTTTGTCAATATAGGTCAATAGCCAACCTCCGTTGGCAATTGGAAATCTTTTTTTTCCTTGAAGCCGTAGTTTATCATCTAACCGCATGGTTGCCTTGTACAATGTCTCGAAGTTTAAGTGATGAGAACGTACAAAATATCCAACCTAACGTCGAAAATCAGAATCCATTTTTTAACCACGCGCAGCCAGTCGGAAGCCAGCCACCAAACTCGACTATACTTGAATAATGTCTCCCTGAATGTGCTGTTCGCATCCAGGCACTTTGAGCTCAGAGTTGGGCTGTCAGGACTAGATTAGTCTGGATTATTTATGTGCGGGACTGGATGGAGCCGGGAGTATGGGGATGATCCTTTTAGGAGCTATATATACTATCATgtcccccactcccttatgcagattttctggataGGAGAGTAAGGTTTGTATTGTTTGTAAGTTGTCGCTTGTGAcgagaatttgagcttttcttgcctcCGATCCAGATTGTTTTGaattcagccaatcagga encodes:
- the LOC141700357 gene encoding uncharacterized protein LOC141700357, with the translated sequence MGKVGEEQPIPTSVSGQNTEQNAENDCRIKGFVGFRCVFVLLLGLAVLSSVVFWLPPFFRHGDPGDLDLASLFRGHSIVATFDVKKPVPVLEDNIMQLQDDIFDEIGVLATKVEVISLKPYAESNITKVIFAVDPDVKGSKLTSAAKSLIKASFVSLVVNQSSLRLTTSLFGDPSSFDVLKFVGGITVIPPQRAFLLQTVQILFNFTLNFSIDQIQDNFSELTSQLKSGLHLAPYENLYISLINPKGSTVVSPTTVQSSVLLAVGNTPSVGRLKQLAQTITGSPTKNLGLNNTVFGKVKQVSLSSILQHSLHGSDGSPTPSPAPLPQPLNHHHHHHHQHHHSDHSSPAPVPEPYHHHHHHHHHHYNHEHISPAPSPMKSGSTTTTDSPASAPVPALANKRSHLAHSPGCHKGYRNRSHRKANRHDHIISPSAPPTPAHHISPSPQQQVKPPARRNSPSPQKQVNPPAHHNSPSPQQQVKPPAHHISPSPRQQVKPPAHVSHLRPSSSPLPHVVYSHKYPPPTGVFDTKSPDLPPSALPSQSSYFRPHNWWILLFLVLVLHL